A segment of the Staphylococcus ratti genome:
TTGCTGTGTCAAAATCTCCTCTAAATGGGTCATTTTGAGTCTAATTGACGGTAACTTGAAAAGCGTAGGACTTGTAATCGCATCAATATTTATTGAAAGTGGAGCATTAGCGTCCTCAAAACCGGTTTGACTCAATTGCTGAAAAATATCAGAGTTTTTATGATGAATGATAATCTTTGAATCGGTAGCAGTGTGCGCTTTTTTATATGTATATGGACTTACTCCGATGTAGTGTTTGAATTGTTTAGAATAGTTACTGTAATTAGAGAATCCAAAAGTTTGAGCGATATCATAGATAGATTCATTGCTCCATAATAGGTGAGGAAGCGATAAACTTAATTTTAACGTTACCGTATAACTTTTAAAGTTAAATCCGAGCTGTTCATTAAACAAAATTGATATATAAGAGGACGACACAAAAAATGATTTTGCCAATGATTGAAGCGTAACTTTTTGTTTGATTTTATGATGTATAATATCTAAAACTTTTGAGAACATTTCAGAATCAACTTGTATTTCAGGTGTATAAATCCCTTCACAAGGTATATAACATTCATTCAACATCGTTTGAATTAATGCGTGCAATGTTTTAGATTGGTAGGCTTCATCTTGATGCGTAATGATGGATTGGATTGTGTCGCGCAAGTGTTCATGAGCGCCTAGCTTTGAATCATCAAAATAACCATTTAAAAAAGTAGGATGTAGCTCCATCAATAAGTGAAGTGGCAACGTAACTTTAATCAATGCTTGAGCATGATGTATTTTAATAAGATCACTGTGATTAATAATTGCAACGTGATAATACATTTCTTTATTTAAACCATTATGTTGGATTTTTAATTTTCCATCTAGAGAGAAATAGAGTTCTACAGCATTAAAGCAACGATATGAATCTGTGTGCAATTGCTCAAATAGTTCAATATGGATGCTTTGCATGGATGTAACCTCACTTACTAAAAATTTATTCTTATTGCAGTTAAAGTTTGGCTATAAATAATTAGTATTATAGAACTAAATGTAATGAACAACAATATTCAAACTTTTATTTTAATTTTATTAGCACTTTTTGATATTATTAGACATATTTTGTATTGATAGTAGTAAATAATAGACATGAAACTTAAAAATAAATATAAAAATTAGGACTATTTCACATGAACGGATGAGAGAAGTAGGAGGATAATAGAAAAAAGAGGGAAAAATTTGATAAATAGAGAATTACTCGTAGTAAGCAGCTTACTGGTTTTGTAAATATGTCATAAATTAAGTTGAATTTTAGCTATTATGAATTATCGTTGCATTAATATGTGGATTTTAAAGTGAGTGTTCGTAGGCGCTTTTAAAATGATCGAAGGTATCGTTTAAAATGGGGCTGAAGCGAAAAGCCAATACAATCTTTAAACAATGAATAAAAGAAAGAGATATGTTGAATAAAACCGACAAGCAGAGGCTCAAAAGCAGGATTTTCAACAGAATGTTCACGCTTCAACACAATTGGATCAATATTTATGGGCTACATTCTGTTCAAATCTTAACTGCTTTTGCCTAGCTGTCTTCATTCATTTAAGCCTGTTACTGCGCCATAATAGCACTGATGTTAGTACGACTAGGAGAAGCGAAATGGCAATGACAATAATCCATGAAATGCCAGATTGAGCATCAATAGGTAAAGGTACGTTCATGCCAAAGAAACTAAAAACTAACGTTGGTAACGTAAGTAAAATCGTAAAAATCGTTAATGTTTGCATTGTAGTATTCAGTTGATTTGAAAGTAATGAGGCATAGGAATTGGTCATACTTTCAACAATTCTTAAATATAGTTCAGTCGTTTCAATAGCTTGTTGATGTTCATTTAGAACGTCTTCTAGCAATTCATCATCGTCTGAAAAGCGCTTAAGTGTAGATAAGCGATAGAGCTTTCGATGGGTTGAAGCGTTAGTTTTAAGCGATGCAATAAAGTAAACAAGACTTTTTTCAATTTCACTTAAAAAATAAAGGCGTAAATTAGTCACACGTTTTTGTAGCTTAATGTCAACTTGACGTCGTTCTTTATTTAAAAGACGTAAAGCACGGTTAAATTCAGAAGACATTTCATATAATAAATTTAATGCGAAGCGACTTTTGAATTTAAGATTGATACGTTGATATAAGAGATGATCGAAATAATCAAAAGGGCGGCCACAAATGGTAATGATAATCCCTTTACCAATGATGATGCCTAGTGGAGAAGTATGATAACTTTTGATTTCATATTGGTCATCTTTAAGGATAGGGAAGTCACTAATAATAAGTGAATAACCACTTTCATCATTTTCAATACGAGAACTTTCTTCACTATCTAATGCATCCTCTAAAAAGTCTTTAGGAAAAGGGAAAAAATCTAATAACATTTGACTCTCTTCTTGTGTAGGTTTCACAACATTTATCCATTGCGCATTAGACCAATCTTTTGTTTGTACAATAGATAAGTCCTCATTATTACGATAGGCTGTAATCATTGTCGTCTCCTTCTTCGTGGTGCGACCCTAAGTGAGGTATACTTTGAAAGTCTTGTCTGCATCCAACAAAACCCTTCTATATAAAGCGTACCAATTATCGCCACGAGCGTTTTTTATCTTTTTAAAACAACTTACTTTGCGCTTGATTTAACTTTGCAATCAATGCTTTACCTTTTTCAATAGGATATAAACATTTTAAATGATGATGCGGAAAGAATCATCGTCATTGCGTTTAAAGTGATTGATGAACCTTGCTTAGAAAGTTTTCGATTTCAAGTTGCTTATTAGTAGGCGTCTCCGACAGGTTATTAGTAAAAATTGAGAAGATGATGTTATCTCTTGAGGTGCGATTGTCTTGTCATGTTGTTGATTGTCATTAGAAATATTCGATATGCATCATCGCTTTGTTCACGCATAACGTGATGTCTTTTTCGATAATGCTTTTATTATAATTGACTTTGTAGTTAATGTCATGAGAATATAAGCAGCTCACATAATTTGGATTGTGTATTTTCTGTAACTAATGTAAACTCAAATGATGTGACTTATATATAGTAAATTTATGTTTAAGGCGATTTATTTTACGATTAACTTGTAAAAAAACACTACTTTTAATTATTTTTTACGAAATCTTAATATTAAATTTACAAAAATGAGCGATAATCGAGTTATATAAAGCTTAATAGAGGTGAAATAATGGAAATGTCGGTTATGGAAGTCATCTTTTCATTTTTAGGCGGTCTAGGTATTTTCTTATACGGCTTAAAAGTTATGGGAGATGGGCTTCAAGCTTCAGCAGGGGATAGGCTACGCGATATTTTAAACAAGTTTACATCGAATCCAGTATTAGGGGTAATTGCTGGTATCGTCGTAACTGTGTTGATTCAAAGTAGTTCAGGGACAACAGTCATCACTATCGGACTTGTTACAGCTGGATTTATGACATTGAAACAAGCCATCGGTGTTATTATGGGAGCGAATATTGGTACTACCGTAACAGCATTTATTATTGGTATTGATTTAGGAGAATATGCTATGCCGATTTTGGCAATTGGCGCATTCTTAATTTTTTTCTTTAAACGTTCTAAAATCAATAACATTGGTCGTATTTTATTTGGTTTTGGTTCTTTATTTTTCGGCTTAGAATTTATGGGCGATGCAGTAAAACCTTTATCAGAACTGGAAGGGTTTAAACAATTAATGCTTGATATGTCTGCAAATCCTCTTCTTGGGGTGTTTGTAGGTACTGTTTTAACAGCCTTAGTCCAAAGTTCAAGTGCGACAATAGGAATTTTGCAAGAATTTTACCAACAAAATATGATTGGTTTAGACGCAGCCATTCCTGTATTGTTAGGTGATAATATTGGAACGACGATTACGGCTGTTTTAGCAAGTTTAGCAGGTTCACTTGCTGCCAAACGTGCGGCATTTGTACATGTTATTTTCAACGTGATTGGCGTTGTGATTTTCTCATTATTTTTACCTATCGTTATTCACCTTGTTGGCATGCTCCAAGAAGCATGGCACTTAAAGCCAGCGATGGCAATCGCTTTTGCACATGGGGCGTTTAACGTAACAAATACACTCATTCAATTACCATTTGTAGCTGCATTAGCATGGCTTGTAACGAAAATTGTTCCGGGCAAAGATGTGACTGAAGATTACAAACCGCAACATTTAAATAAAGATCTTGTTTACCATGCACCAGGTGTGGCATTACAGGAAACACAAAAAGAATTGCAAAATGTAGGGAACATTGTCAATTCTATGTTTGATGATGTTAAGGATGAACCAAAGATAGATAAAAAACTTGTAAAAAAATTAGAACAAAAACATCAAGCGGTTGAAACTATCAATGACAGTATTCGTAGCTATCTCGTACGTATTTCTACGAAGGATATTAATAAGAGTGATGTCGAACGCTTAGCGGTAATGTTTGATGTGAATCGTTCTATTTTAAAAGTGGCTAATTTAATTAAAGAATATGTGGAGCAAATTGAGCGTCAACATACGAAAGACATTCGTTTGACAGAGGACGCAGAACGAGGAGTTCACAAGTTGTTTCGCCATGTGACTGAATCATTCGATAAAGCAATAGACATGTTAGATGTGTACGACACGACGAAAAAGGATGAAGTTGTGCAACGCAGTCATGAATCATTTAACATTGAACATAAATTACGTAAAGGCCATATCAAACGTTTAAATCGTGGTGAATGTTCCACAGATGGTGGCTTGTTATATATCGATATGATTGGTGTGTTAGAACGTATCGGTTATAATGCACGTAATATTTCTGAGTCATTAGTGGGCTTGAATGATGACGTTCCTACAGATGAAGAGATTGCAACACATGACATTTAAAATAAAAATATATATTTGATATATGTAAAGCGCCGATAAAGTCCCTAAATGGATTTTATCGGCGCGTTGTTTTGGAAAAGAAATACCATTTTAGCGCATTATTTAATATTTTTACAATTCAATGAACGATAGCAAAAGTTATTGTATTCAATGCAGTGTTTGATACAATTTTGCTTGTATGACTTTAAGGAGGGGGTTAAATTGACATTGGTCAGAACGATTTCATGTTGGAGTATCGTAATGTTTTTATTTATTTACATACTCGGGGGACAATTTAATGTTGTATCTGCACATGCAACTTTAGAAAAAGCGCAGCCGGCTAACAGTGAAGTGATTTCAGAATCACCGAACCATATTCATTTGGAAATGAGTGAGCCGGTCAATGCGGCATATTCGAAAATAACGCTCTACAATGACCAAGGGAAAGTAATATCGGATATAAAGCCAAATACGTCAGGTTTTTCGAAAACATTAACATATGACGTGGATGATTTAACAGAAGGGACCTATTTAGTTCAATGGGAAACAATCGCTCAAGATGGTCATGATATGCAGGGGAAATATTTATTTTCCGTTGGTAAACAGACAGCGACGTCTATTGATACTACGCAACCATTATTGTCAGATGTGTCATTTTGGTGGGGAGCGATGCGCTTTCTTTTACAAAGTTTATTGTTAACGCTTGTCGGTTTGTATTTAGTGAATCGTATTATGGAGCGAGAAGATCTGCCGATACATCCTATTTTGCCGAAATATCATTCTGTGACAACCATTTTATTAATGGTCACTTTAGGGACAGGCATTTTATATCTTATGACTTTGCCACAACCGGTTATTCATCAAATTTTGTCTCTGGATTTCACGGTATGGCTACAGTTTCCATTTGTCTTTTCCATCGTTGCACTCTTATTACTAGTTACATTGTTTGCTTTAAGAAATATGGAGTCAATTTGGTATGATAGTATGCCGTTTTTAATTATGATAGCTATGGCAATATCAGGGCATGTTTGGTCTCAAACTGTACCGATTTATTCAATCGTGATTAGAATGATTCATTTAATAGGTATTTCATTATGGTTAGGCAGTTTGTTATATCTTGTGCTATATGTATTGGCACGGCATCGCCATTCGTATGTACCGATTTTACGAGCACTTTTATTTAAGTTAAATGTAACAGCAGTGCTGATGATTATAATTTCTGGAATATTAATGACGATCGACCAAACGACGTTCTCTAAACTTTTAGAACATTTAACGTTATATAGTACATTGTGGTATACGAAAGTAATTGTTACGACGATTATGATGGGACTTGGCAGTTATCAAACATTTAAAGTAATGAAAAGTAAAAAGAAAATACATCAGCCTATCCTGTTCTTGGAATTGGCATTAGGCGTTATTTTAATTCTTGCTGGCGTAATTATGAGCCAAATTGAGATTTTATAAAATTTAAGAGGTGGACAAATGAAAAGTGTGAAATGGTTAATCAGTATCGTATTTGCAAGTGTGTTGTTAGGAAGTCTGTCAAATGTTGAAGCGCATGTGACACTAACGCCTAATGCAAGTGAACCGGGGTCATATGATGAATATAGTGTTCGCGTTCCAGTTGAACGTGCTGTACCGACAACTAAATTAGAATTGGAAGTTCCAGACGGTGTGTCTTTATCAACGGTAGAACCAGTTCCAGGTTTCAAGCATACGTTTGAAACAGATAAACAAGGTAACATTAAGAAAATCACATGGGAAGCGACAGGAAAAGGCATTGGTGAACATGAGCATGTTGACTTTCCGATAGTTGTAGCGAATCCTGAAAAAGAGGGTAAATTCATGTGGAAAGCGGTTCAAACATACAAAGATGGTAAAAAAGTATCGTGGACAGATGAAAACGCTGATAGCGAGCACCCAGCACCGGTTACTGAAGTGAAAAAGGGAAGTGGAACGACAGGTGGCCACGGGCATCATCATGGTGATGATCATGCATCATCTGAAACTGGAGTTTCAGATACAGCATTATGGATCGTTTCTATTTTAGCTTTAGTAGTAGCGTTGATTGCGCTATTCAAACGTAATTTACCAAGAAATAAAGACAAATAATGTACATTGACACGTGATGATGGAATCGTCATAATAAATGTGATTAAAGATAGGAGATGATGACAAATGAAACGTATCCTATATACATTCATGGCTTACACTGCATTAGGCTTAATTAGCGGTTTTGCCTATCGTGAAATAACCGTACATTACAACTTTACAGGTGAGACACAAATGAGTGTCATGCATACGCATTTATTAACATTAGGGATGTTTATGTTTTTAATGTTAATCCCGATTGAAAAGCTATTCAAAATTAGTAGCTATTATCTCTTCAATTGGTTTTATATCATCTATAATTTAGGTGTGTTAGTCACGGTAGGTATGCAATTCACAAAAGGCTTTATGCAAGTGTCTAAACAACCCCTATCAGCTAGTATTTCGGGATTTGCTGGTATTGGTCACGTGACGATAACAGCTGGATTCATATTATTATTCTTTTTATTAAGACAAGCGATTATCACAGAGCCGCGCGAGGGCGAACCCCTTGTTAAACGTAAGAAAAAATAAACAAAAAACCAGTTTCAGTTTAATCTG
Coding sequences within it:
- a CDS encoding DUF2871 domain-containing protein, yielding MKRILYTFMAYTALGLISGFAYREITVHYNFTGETQMSVMHTHLLTLGMFMFLMLIPIEKLFKISSYYLFNWFYIIYNLGVLVTVGMQFTKGFMQVSKQPLSASISGFAGIGHVTITAGFILLFFLLRQAIITEPREGEPLVKRKKK
- a CDS encoding magnesium transporter CorA family protein, which gives rise to MITAYRNNEDLSIVQTKDWSNAQWINVVKPTQEESQMLLDFFPFPKDFLEDALDSEESSRIENDESGYSLIISDFPILKDDQYEIKSYHTSPLGIIIGKGIIITICGRPFDYFDHLLYQRINLKFKSRFALNLLYEMSSEFNRALRLLNKERRQVDIKLQKRVTNLRLYFLSEIEKSLVYFIASLKTNASTHRKLYRLSTLKRFSDDDELLEDVLNEHQQAIETTELYLRIVESMTNSYASLLSNQLNTTMQTLTIFTILLTLPTLVFSFFGMNVPLPIDAQSGISWIIVIAISLLLVVLTSVLLWRSNRLK
- a CDS encoding copper resistance CopC family protein, whose translation is MTLVRTISCWSIVMFLFIYILGGQFNVVSAHATLEKAQPANSEVISESPNHIHLEMSEPVNAAYSKITLYNDQGKVISDIKPNTSGFSKTLTYDVDDLTEGTYLVQWETIAQDGHDMQGKYLFSVGKQTATSIDTTQPLLSDVSFWWGAMRFLLQSLLLTLVGLYLVNRIMEREDLPIHPILPKYHSVTTILLMVTLGTGILYLMTLPQPVIHQILSLDFTVWLQFPFVFSIVALLLLVTLFALRNMESIWYDSMPFLIMIAMAISGHVWSQTVPIYSIVIRMIHLIGISLWLGSLLYLVLYVLARHRHSYVPILRALLFKLNVTAVLMIIISGILMTIDQTTFSKLLEHLTLYSTLWYTKVIVTTIMMGLGSYQTFKVMKSKKKIHQPILFLELALGVILILAGVIMSQIEIL
- a CDS encoding Na/Pi cotransporter family protein, giving the protein MSVMEVIFSFLGGLGIFLYGLKVMGDGLQASAGDRLRDILNKFTSNPVLGVIAGIVVTVLIQSSSGTTVITIGLVTAGFMTLKQAIGVIMGANIGTTVTAFIIGIDLGEYAMPILAIGAFLIFFFKRSKINNIGRILFGFGSLFFGLEFMGDAVKPLSELEGFKQLMLDMSANPLLGVFVGTVLTALVQSSSATIGILQEFYQQNMIGLDAAIPVLLGDNIGTTITAVLASLAGSLAAKRAAFVHVIFNVIGVVIFSLFLPIVIHLVGMLQEAWHLKPAMAIAFAHGAFNVTNTLIQLPFVAALAWLVTKIVPGKDVTEDYKPQHLNKDLVYHAPGVALQETQKELQNVGNIVNSMFDDVKDEPKIDKKLVKKLEQKHQAVETINDSIRSYLVRISTKDINKSDVERLAVMFDVNRSILKVANLIKEYVEQIERQHTKDIRLTEDAERGVHKLFRHVTESFDKAIDMLDVYDTTKKDEVVQRSHESFNIEHKLRKGHIKRLNRGECSTDGGLLYIDMIGVLERIGYNARNISESLVGLNDDVPTDEEIATHDI
- a CDS encoding YcnI family protein; this encodes MKSVKWLISIVFASVLLGSLSNVEAHVTLTPNASEPGSYDEYSVRVPVERAVPTTKLELEVPDGVSLSTVEPVPGFKHTFETDKQGNIKKITWEATGKGIGEHEHVDFPIVVANPEKEGKFMWKAVQTYKDGKKVSWTDENADSEHPAPVTEVKKGSGTTGGHGHHHGDDHASSETGVSDTALWIVSILALVVALIALFKRNLPRNKDK